The Candidatus Eremiobacteraceae bacterium genome includes a region encoding these proteins:
- a CDS encoding HAD family hydrolase — protein MTVADLLPSWNEGPAKAAIVDFVQRATDKASPDFVREEDRFATFDQDGTLWVEHPMYTQLVFALDRVVALAPQHPEWKNTEPFKSVLAGDKAALSKFTMKDLEAIVMTTHAGVTTEAFAEIVADWIAKARDPRWGRPYTELTYQPMLEVMNYLRASGFRVYLVTGGGQAFVRAFAQKVYGVPPEHVIGSAAKTEYVSDSEGRGVLMKQPDILLFNDVAAKPEDIYLFLGRRPHAAFGNSTGDQAMLEYTSGNRGARLMMLVFHDDAAREYLYGPATGLPDTPFGTFTQALYDDAKAKGWIVISMKNDWKRLFAFEASTSGRTS, from the coding sequence ATGACCGTCGCTGACCTGTTGCCTTCATGGAACGAGGGGCCCGCGAAGGCGGCAATCGTAGATTTTGTGCAGAGGGCGACCGACAAGGCGAGCCCCGATTTCGTGCGGGAAGAAGACCGCTTCGCGACCTTCGATCAGGATGGCACGCTGTGGGTCGAGCACCCGATGTACACGCAACTCGTCTTCGCGCTCGATCGGGTTGTGGCGCTGGCGCCACAGCATCCTGAGTGGAAGAACACCGAGCCGTTCAAGTCGGTGCTCGCGGGCGACAAGGCCGCGCTGTCGAAATTCACCATGAAAGATCTAGAGGCGATCGTGATGACGACGCATGCCGGAGTGACGACCGAGGCGTTTGCCGAGATCGTCGCCGATTGGATCGCGAAAGCGAGAGATCCGCGCTGGGGAAGGCCATACACGGAGCTCACCTACCAGCCCATGCTGGAGGTGATGAACTATCTGCGTGCCAGCGGTTTCCGAGTGTATCTCGTCACCGGCGGAGGCCAAGCGTTTGTGCGCGCGTTCGCGCAAAAGGTGTATGGAGTACCCCCAGAGCACGTCATCGGCTCTGCGGCCAAGACTGAATATGTGTCAGATTCAGAGGGCCGCGGCGTCCTCATGAAGCAGCCTGATATTCTTCTCTTTAACGACGTCGCTGCCAAGCCCGAAGATATCTACCTCTTTCTCGGTCGCCGTCCGCACGCGGCGTTCGGGAACTCGACGGGTGATCAGGCGATGCTCGAGTATACGAGCGGGAATCGCGGCGCGCGCCTCATGATGCTCGTCTTCCATGACGACGCGGCGCGGGAGTATCTCTACGGGCCGGCGACCGGGCTGCCCGACACGCCGTTCGGCACCTTCACTCAAGCGCTGTATGACGACGCGAAGGCCAAGGGCTGGATCGTCATCAGTATGAAAAACGACTGGAAGCGCCTCTTCGCCTTCGAGGCTTCGACATCAGGGAGAACATCATGA
- a CDS encoding efflux transporter outer membrane subunit, protein MKLAIATFALLQLLSTCSGPAYVRPDASMPPAYRDQTQSQTMPPMGALGWWEIFKDPELQTLLRTAVAQNYDVRIAMQRVQQAQAQLTIVSGNRYPQINAVASAQYSKTDGPENAFIPREEFIPVALLTLQYEVDLFGKVHSETASAAAQVLQSEFARETVTASVVKSVASLYFQLRELDVEFAISQEALRSRNQSLKIVLERYHAGKNGLQDVAQAQELVAEVTASILLIQRDAATVEDALSILLGNYPGSIPRGLPLQSQVAMPAVPSAGLPSALLEQRPDIRASEENLIAANAQIGVARALLFPQFTIGAAAGAGTAQINGVNYPESAISILPQIVQQVFNTGAAHANVTKSQAAKEQAVLEYVQSIHQGVGDVADALIAYDLNRKYAVAQAANSAAALKSLQLANIRYVNGQTSYLEVLDSESRAYEAEIAQSQGELAERLALVQLYHATGGGWQPEPVAAEPSPSP, encoded by the coding sequence ATGAAACTCGCCATCGCGACGTTCGCGCTTCTCCAGCTACTTTCGACTTGTTCTGGACCTGCGTACGTGCGGCCTGACGCCTCCATGCCGCCGGCGTATCGGGACCAGACCCAATCGCAGACGATGCCGCCGATGGGAGCGCTCGGCTGGTGGGAGATATTCAAGGACCCGGAGTTGCAGACGCTGTTGCGGACCGCGGTGGCGCAGAACTACGACGTGCGCATCGCGATGCAACGCGTGCAGCAGGCGCAGGCGCAGCTGACGATCGTCAGCGGCAACCGATATCCACAGATCAACGCGGTTGCAAGCGCGCAGTACTCCAAGACGGACGGACCCGAAAACGCGTTCATCCCGCGCGAAGAGTTCATCCCTGTGGCGCTGCTGACGCTGCAGTACGAGGTCGATCTCTTCGGCAAGGTGCACAGCGAGACGGCATCGGCTGCCGCACAGGTGCTGCAGTCGGAGTTCGCGCGCGAGACGGTGACGGCGAGCGTCGTCAAATCGGTCGCGAGTCTCTATTTCCAATTGCGCGAGCTCGATGTGGAGTTCGCCATCTCCCAAGAGGCGCTGCGGTCGCGCAACCAGAGCCTGAAGATCGTGCTGGAGCGATACCATGCAGGCAAGAACGGCCTCCAGGACGTCGCGCAGGCCCAGGAACTCGTCGCGGAGGTCACCGCGTCGATCCTCCTGATTCAGCGAGACGCGGCGACCGTCGAGGACGCGCTCAGCATCCTGTTGGGCAACTACCCTGGCTCGATCCCCCGCGGGCTGCCGCTGCAATCGCAGGTCGCGATGCCGGCCGTGCCCTCGGCGGGCCTGCCATCGGCGCTGCTCGAGCAACGCCCAGACATCCGAGCATCCGAGGAGAACCTCATCGCCGCGAACGCGCAGATCGGGGTTGCGCGCGCATTGCTCTTCCCTCAGTTCACGATCGGCGCGGCCGCGGGCGCAGGCACCGCGCAGATCAACGGCGTCAACTATCCCGAGAGCGCGATTTCGATCCTGCCGCAGATCGTGCAGCAGGTGTTCAACACCGGCGCAGCTCACGCCAATGTGACGAAATCGCAGGCCGCGAAAGAGCAGGCGGTCCTCGAATACGTCCAGTCGATCCATCAAGGCGTGGGCGATGTCGCAGACGCGCTAATCGCCTACGATCTCAATCGGAAATACGCCGTGGCGCAGGCGGCGAACAGTGCGGCTGCGCTGAAGTCGCTGCAGCTCGCGAATATCAGGTACGTGAACGGCCAGACCTCGTATCTCGAGGTGCTGGACAGCGAGTCGCGCGCATACGAGGCTGAGATCGCGCAGTCCCAGGGCGAATTGGCCGAGCGGCTTGCTCTGGTCCAGCTCTACCATGCGACGGGGGGCGGCTGGCAGCCGGAGCCGGTCGCAGCCGAGCCCTCGCCGAGTCCATAG
- a CDS encoding DUF2092 domain-containing protein → MRTTIGRVLIALLLLGPAVFGLAHQATAAQPTPRPTATPPPLEPRALDILKASSARLAAAKSMSFAALEIFEQPSRQGHPLASSTQYQVTLVRPDKLRIIMPGDGSPREYYYDGKTVTGYFPTENLAAVSPAPATIDTMLEAAYKLSGTYFPFTDVIVTDPYTDLSPGLKLAYYVGQSKVVGGTTTDVVAYVAFGVFEQVWIGADDKLPRLVRAVYLNDPAQLRHELAFSDWQIDPVVGADAFSSGAAANAKRIPFKHPWPGPTPAPKKNS, encoded by the coding sequence ATGAGAACGACCATAGGGCGCGTCCTCATCGCGCTGTTGCTGCTCGGGCCGGCCGTTTTCGGTTTGGCCCACCAAGCCACGGCAGCGCAGCCCACGCCGCGGCCGACCGCGACCCCGCCTCCGTTGGAGCCAAGGGCGCTGGACATCCTCAAAGCGAGCAGCGCGCGGCTGGCGGCGGCCAAGAGCATGTCGTTCGCCGCCCTGGAGATCTTCGAGCAGCCCAGCCGCCAGGGGCACCCACTGGCATCCTCGACCCAGTATCAAGTGACGCTCGTGCGCCCTGATAAGCTGCGCATCATCATGCCTGGAGACGGGTCGCCTCGCGAATACTACTACGACGGAAAGACGGTCACCGGGTACTTTCCGACGGAAAACCTGGCCGCCGTCTCGCCGGCTCCCGCGACGATTGACACTATGCTCGAAGCGGCCTACAAGCTTTCGGGGACCTATTTCCCGTTCACGGACGTCATCGTCACCGATCCATACACGGATCTCTCGCCGGGTCTCAAACTTGCTTATTACGTCGGTCAATCGAAGGTGGTCGGTGGGACGACGACCGATGTGGTCGCGTACGTCGCGTTCGGAGTCTTCGAGCAGGTGTGGATCGGCGCGGATGACAAGCTGCCGCGTCTCGTGCGCGCGGTATATCTGAATGATCCGGCGCAGTTGCGCCACGAGCTTGCGTTCTCCGACTGGCAGATCGACCCGGTCGTGGGAGCCGACGCGTTCAGCTCAGGCGCAGCCGCTAACGCAAAACGTATCCCATTCAAGCATCCGTGGCCCGGGCCCACGCCGGCACCGAAGAAGAATTCCTAG
- a CDS encoding anaerobic sulfatase maturase: protein MDERTLSRFHVMAKPAGAICNLDCSYCFFLDKEQLYPGSRFRMDDAMLETYIRQLIEGHRSNHVTVAWQGGEPTIMGVDFYRRAIAFQNKHKKPGMVFENTLQTNGTLLTDEWCEFFKANNYLIGISIDGPRELHDTNRVDKGGRGTFDNVMRGLRLLQKHGVEYNILTTVNRVNGDHPLEVYRFLRDEARTTWIQFIPVIERVNDDGRTLYQQGSKVSERSVLPKQLGDFLSAVFDEWVRYDVGKVFVQTFEAAARSWLGLPSGMCVFDATCGAGLALEHNGDLYSCDHFVEPKYLLGNIGERPMREMVNSDFQRDFGRAKLESLPKYCRECDVRFACHGECPKNRFITTPDGEQGLNYLCEGYKAFFHHIDRPMRLIGEFLKRGQEAKGVMPLLAAEHTRDRASAFAKAGRNELCPCGSSRKYKKCHGANAVAAKTN, encoded by the coding sequence ATGGATGAACGGACTCTATCGCGATTTCATGTGATGGCGAAACCGGCAGGGGCGATTTGCAACCTTGATTGTTCCTACTGCTTTTTTCTAGACAAAGAACAACTCTATCCGGGGAGCCGGTTCCGGATGGACGACGCTATGCTCGAGACCTACATCCGGCAGTTGATCGAAGGGCACCGCAGCAACCACGTGACCGTGGCGTGGCAAGGCGGTGAGCCGACGATCATGGGCGTCGATTTCTATCGCCGTGCGATTGCATTCCAGAACAAACACAAAAAGCCGGGCATGGTGTTCGAGAACACGCTGCAGACGAACGGCACCTTGCTGACCGACGAATGGTGCGAGTTCTTCAAGGCCAACAACTACCTCATCGGCATCAGCATCGATGGACCGCGTGAGCTTCACGACACCAATCGTGTTGATAAGGGCGGGCGTGGGACGTTCGACAACGTGATGCGCGGCCTACGGCTGCTTCAAAAGCACGGCGTCGAGTACAACATCCTGACCACGGTCAATCGCGTGAACGGCGATCACCCGCTCGAGGTGTATCGCTTCTTGCGCGACGAGGCCCGGACGACATGGATCCAGTTCATCCCGGTCATCGAGCGCGTGAACGACGATGGACGGACGCTGTATCAACAAGGATCGAAGGTCTCGGAGCGATCCGTGCTGCCCAAACAGCTGGGCGACTTCCTCAGCGCGGTCTTTGACGAGTGGGTGCGCTACGACGTGGGGAAGGTCTTCGTGCAGACGTTTGAGGCAGCTGCAAGAAGCTGGCTAGGATTGCCATCCGGCATGTGTGTGTTCGATGCGACTTGCGGAGCCGGGCTCGCGCTGGAGCACAATGGCGATCTCTACTCTTGTGATCATTTCGTCGAACCGAAATACTTGCTCGGCAATATCGGCGAACGCCCGATGAGGGAGATGGTCAATTCAGATTTTCAGCGTGATTTCGGGCGTGCGAAGCTGGAATCGCTTCCGAAATATTGCCGAGAATGCGACGTGCGTTTCGCCTGTCACGGCGAATGTCCGAAGAATCGCTTCATCACCACCCCGGATGGCGAGCAAGGCCTGAATTACCTGTGCGAAGGCTACAAAGCGTTCTTCCATCACATCGATAGACCGATGCGGCTCATCGGCGAGTTCCTGAAGCGAGGACAAGAAGCCAAAGGCGTCATGCCTCTGCTCGCCGCCGAGCACACACGCGATCGCGCATCGGCATTCGCGAAGGCCGGCCGCAATGAGCTTTGCCCTTGCGGAAGCTCCAGAAAGTATAAGAAATGCCACGGCGCAAACGCCGTCGCCGCGAAAACGAACTGA
- a CDS encoding HAD family hydrolase: MKRIKGLPSRPSGRPGAMARQEFLAFGGALLATVGLTGEAGSDPLPSWNDGAAKQAILEFVRVTTDSSNPKYVAPSQRVATFDQDGTMWVEHPIYTQVVFAFDRVIALAPQHPEWKTTEPFKSVLSGDKAAMAKFTVKDFEAIVFATHTGMSVNAFSAIAADWIGTAKQPRWNHLYTDLVYLPMLEVMRYLRANGYMTYIVTGGGQDFVRAYSDRVYGIPSRQIIGSAVETQYTYGKNGQTVLMRAPKLELNDNMSGKAEDIYLFIGGPPQAAFGNSTGDQQMLEYTQSGGGACLMMLVLHDDAQREYAYGPATGLPDTKVGTFTQALYDEAKARKWSVISMKQDWKRLFAFGS; the protein is encoded by the coding sequence ATGAAGCGAATCAAGGGTTTACCCAGTCGTCCAAGCGGCCGCCCCGGCGCAATGGCGCGCCAAGAGTTCTTGGCGTTCGGCGGCGCGCTGCTCGCAACCGTCGGGCTCACCGGCGAAGCGGGCTCCGATCCGCTGCCGTCCTGGAACGATGGCGCGGCGAAGCAGGCGATCCTCGAATTCGTGCGCGTCACCACGGACAGCTCCAATCCCAAGTACGTCGCGCCCTCACAACGCGTCGCCACCTTTGATCAAGACGGCACCATGTGGGTTGAGCACCCGATATATACGCAAGTCGTGTTCGCGTTCGATCGGGTCATCGCGCTGGCGCCGCAGCATCCGGAGTGGAAAACCACAGAGCCGTTCAAGTCGGTGCTCTCTGGCGACAAAGCTGCGATGGCCAAGTTCACCGTGAAGGATTTCGAAGCGATCGTCTTTGCCACCCACACTGGGATGTCTGTGAATGCATTCAGCGCCATAGCAGCGGATTGGATCGGCACAGCGAAGCAGCCCCGCTGGAACCATCTGTACACCGACCTTGTCTACCTGCCGATGCTTGAGGTGATGCGCTACCTGCGTGCCAACGGCTATATGACCTACATCGTGACCGGAGGCGGTCAAGATTTCGTCCGCGCCTATAGCGATCGCGTGTACGGCATCCCATCCCGGCAAATCATCGGGTCCGCGGTCGAGACGCAATACACCTACGGCAAGAACGGACAGACGGTCTTGATGCGGGCGCCGAAGCTGGAGCTAAACGACAACATGTCGGGCAAAGCCGAGGATATCTATCTGTTCATCGGAGGCCCGCCGCAAGCGGCGTTCGGCAACTCGACCGGTGATCAGCAGATGCTCGAGTACACGCAGTCAGGGGGCGGGGCGTGCTTGATGATGCTCGTGTTGCATGACGATGCACAACGCGAATATGCCTACGGCCCGGCCACGGGCCTGCCGGATACGAAGGTCGGCACGTTTACCCAGGCGCTCTATGATGAGGCGAAGGCCCGAAAGTGGTCCGTCATCAGCATGAAGCAGGACTGGAAACGCCTCTTCGCCTTCGGGTCGTAG